A region of Reichenbachiella carrageenanivorans DNA encodes the following proteins:
- a CDS encoding Kelch repeat-containing protein encodes MKSIIYITLLALCVMACKEDDLIDGTVDLTDFAITIEENPTPGQVLGSIEKEVTGGAVDFEITSQSPEGAFALDIATGSLTVADATLFDFETNPTLTAVISGTIGEVSDEATVTVTLLDVEAVVTAEDFTLTTDENGEADAVLGTIDATGDEGALGYAISSQSQTGALAIDAVTGQLTIGDPAMFDYELTTELTAVVQVTSGTSSATANVSITLNNVLFDQASVSGTQFSARQLHQAVVFDDKLWVIGGGDEDNLYDEVWYSTDGVAWQQKTIVGTHFSARNQHQVVVFDGKLWVIGGSDDDGAQDDVWSSTDGATWTQVLASTSNALVAGRTQAKSFRFSKRSNHQVVVFDDAMWLIGGESNGNYLNDIYSSTDGISWFGKAPGSAVRSESVVTVFSERTEHELVVFDDEMWLVGGYDDNGDYLDDIWSSPDGTTWAQKTAVGTHFTGRAGHRMLSFDDKLWLIGGREGSTDQNDVWHSTDGTTWVKEGNITGAHFSTRYRHEAVVFNDNIWVIAGYSMSASDYKNDIWTKD; translated from the coding sequence ATGAAGTCAATCATTTATATCACGCTATTGGCCCTATGTGTCATGGCCTGCAAAGAGGACGATCTCATCGACGGTACAGTCGATCTTACAGATTTTGCGATCACAATAGAAGAAAATCCTACTCCTGGTCAAGTACTCGGGTCTATTGAAAAAGAGGTCACAGGAGGAGCCGTCGATTTTGAAATTACCTCTCAGTCACCAGAGGGAGCTTTTGCATTGGATATTGCCACGGGCAGTCTCACAGTGGCAGACGCTACTTTGTTCGATTTCGAAACCAACCCTACCCTGACGGCAGTCATCTCAGGGACTATCGGTGAGGTGAGCGACGAAGCCACCGTCACCGTCACGCTACTGGACGTAGAGGCGGTAGTCACGGCGGAGGATTTTACGCTCACCACCGACGAAAACGGTGAAGCAGATGCCGTGCTCGGTACGATCGACGCCACTGGCGACGAAGGAGCATTGGGTTATGCCATTAGCAGCCAGTCGCAAACGGGTGCCTTGGCCATCGATGCAGTTACAGGCCAGCTGACCATCGGCGATCCAGCTATGTTCGACTATGAGCTGACGACTGAATTGACCGCTGTGGTGCAGGTGACTAGTGGTACTAGTTCGGCTACAGCCAATGTCTCTATCACGCTCAACAATGTGCTATTTGATCAGGCTTCCGTTTCCGGAACTCAGTTTTCTGCTCGACAGTTGCATCAGGCGGTGGTTTTTGATGACAAATTGTGGGTGATCGGTGGTGGAGATGAAGACAATCTATACGACGAAGTGTGGTATAGCACCGATGGGGTCGCTTGGCAGCAAAAGACAATAGTAGGCACACATTTCTCTGCGAGAAACCAACATCAAGTCGTCGTATTCGATGGCAAACTGTGGGTGATCGGAGGGAGCGACGACGACGGTGCTCAAGACGACGTATGGTCGAGCACCGATGGAGCCACTTGGACTCAAGTACTGGCTTCTACTTCTAATGCACTCGTAGCGGGCAGAACCCAAGCCAAATCCTTCCGGTTTTCCAAACGGTCCAACCATCAGGTAGTCGTGTTTGATGATGCCATGTGGCTGATCGGAGGAGAGAGCAATGGAAACTATTTGAACGACATCTATTCTAGTACCGATGGCATCTCTTGGTTTGGCAAAGCGCCAGGTTCTGCCGTTCGCAGCGAAAGTGTAGTTACTGTGTTTTCGGAACGTACCGAGCATGAGCTCGTGGTCTTCGATGACGAAATGTGGCTTGTAGGTGGGTACGACGACAATGGAGATTACCTCGACGACATATGGTCCTCTCCTGATGGTACCACCTGGGCCCAAAAGACGGCTGTAGGCACGCATTTTACAGGTAGAGCAGGGCACAGAATGCTTTCATTCGACGACAAACTTTGGTTGATCGGCGGACGAGAAGGGAGCACCGATCAGAATGATGTTTGGCACAGTACGGACGGTACCACTTGGGTGAAAGAGGGCAATATCACTGGAGCTCATTTCTCAACGAGGTATAGACACGAAGCTGTTGTGTTCAACGACAACATCTGGGTGATCGCTGGCTACAGCATGTCAGCGAGTGATTATAAAAATGACATTTGGACAAAAGATTGA
- a CDS encoding LytR/AlgR family response regulator transcription factor: MRIVLIDNDATVRENLNILINIYAPDLKIVGEASGVQEGLACIRANKPDLVLLDVEMNDGTGFDLLAMYGTLDFKLIFVTGHNEYAIKAFKYSAIDYLLKPVDPDELSKAIAKAQQAFDAQDQNLRVANLVQNQQSSCANQKIVLKDAETVYLVDVTDIIRCESETNYTKFYLIDGRMIMVSRTLKEFDQLLKGQSFFRAHQSHLINLHQFDRYEKKEGGMIYMKDGSTLPVAVRKKDALMSALADF, translated from the coding sequence ATGCGAATAGTACTGATAGATAATGATGCTACCGTTCGGGAAAACTTAAATATCCTGATCAACATTTACGCTCCCGACCTGAAAATCGTGGGAGAAGCCAGTGGTGTACAAGAGGGCTTGGCCTGTATCAGAGCGAACAAACCAGACTTGGTACTACTCGATGTAGAGATGAACGATGGAACAGGGTTCGATTTGCTCGCTATGTATGGAACCTTAGATTTCAAACTTATCTTTGTGACGGGTCACAACGAATACGCAATCAAGGCCTTCAAATACAGTGCGATAGACTACCTGCTCAAACCCGTAGATCCAGATGAATTGAGCAAGGCTATAGCAAAGGCTCAGCAAGCTTTTGACGCACAAGATCAGAATTTGAGAGTAGCCAATCTGGTGCAAAACCAACAATCTTCTTGTGCCAATCAAAAGATCGTACTTAAAGATGCTGAAACGGTCTATCTGGTGGATGTGACGGATATCATCCGCTGCGAATCAGAGACTAATTACACGAAGTTTTATTTGATAGATGGGCGGATGATCATGGTATCCCGAACACTCAAAGAATTTGACCAGCTTTTAAAAGGACAATCTTTTTTTAGAGCCCATCAGTCGCATCTGATCAACCTCCATCAATTCGACCGCTATGAGAAAAAAGAAGGCGGTATGATCTACATGAAAGATGGGAGTACACTGCCCGTAGCTGTACGAAAAAAAGATGCGCTCATGTCTGCTTTGGCAGATTTTTAG
- a CDS encoding tetratricopeptide repeat-containing sensor histidine kinase encodes MLRSFCVYLINGIWLGHITILLIFIFPACTSQTENKSIKDDQESDSVWVKNIVEKSKEYARTDIDSLDLLADRLLSFYKEKGYLRAFIDGQVMKARHFSIKDETDKAINVYLVLLDSLDNLSPRDRANIFNNLGNCHLKLSEYDLALEAQLNGLKMEEKLEDQRGIAISYLNIAGVYAHLGNTDKSEEYAEKSYRSALENNFPVVKMQSAYQLAEIYVKARKDSLALLYADTTIRYGERLRSSFGVFKGKSIQATVYLNQGKFRESLELERQIGEYYNELGYKLEYLRVRNREVHLLIQLEQYQEAELIAHSNLELAQSIQAKDEIGLAYEKLGAIQNQLGKNKSAYENARKFIALKEELEGKEKKQIVAELETKYETEKKETEIASLSQQAIIQTLELEQKNLTILIGSVLVLLIAGFVFFANRQKTLKSQQNQMELEQRFLRSQLNPHFISNALLAVQNFMLKNQSDLAVTYLSKFSKLMRETLENSRREFILLEDELAMLTNFMDVHKMRLNDSFDYEVHISDLIDPEVDTIPPMFVQPFVENAIEHGIAPAGGKGKIELYFEKEGEYISIVIKDNGGGYTQSSSEVKDHVSLSTTIIQERMAVFNKTLKKKISLVLANVENEKGQVLGAKVDLKVPFRYV; translated from the coding sequence ATGCTCCGATCTTTTTGCGTGTACCTCATCAATGGTATTTGGCTAGGTCATATAACAATTTTATTGATTTTTATATTTCCTGCATGTACCAGCCAAACAGAAAATAAGTCTATAAAAGACGATCAGGAATCCGATTCAGTTTGGGTGAAAAACATAGTGGAGAAATCTAAAGAGTATGCTCGTACAGATATAGACTCACTGGATCTATTGGCGGATAGATTGCTATCTTTTTACAAAGAAAAAGGTTACTTGAGAGCATTTATTGATGGCCAAGTGATGAAGGCTAGGCATTTCTCAATTAAGGATGAAACAGATAAAGCCATCAATGTTTATTTGGTTTTACTCGATTCATTGGACAACCTTTCACCTCGTGATAGGGCAAATATTTTTAACAATTTGGGAAACTGTCATCTAAAGCTTAGCGAGTATGATCTCGCACTTGAGGCACAATTGAATGGGCTCAAGATGGAGGAGAAGTTGGAAGATCAAAGAGGAATAGCTATATCCTACTTAAATATAGCTGGAGTTTATGCGCACTTGGGTAATACAGATAAATCCGAGGAGTACGCAGAAAAATCTTATAGAAGCGCCTTAGAAAATAATTTTCCTGTAGTAAAAATGCAAAGTGCCTATCAACTAGCAGAAATATATGTGAAAGCTAGAAAGGATTCGTTGGCTTTGCTCTATGCCGATACTACTATCAGATATGGGGAAAGATTGAGATCCTCATTCGGGGTTTTTAAAGGCAAGAGCATTCAAGCGACTGTTTATCTGAATCAAGGGAAGTTTAGAGAATCGTTGGAATTGGAACGTCAGATTGGTGAATACTATAATGAATTAGGTTATAAGTTGGAGTACCTGAGGGTTCGGAATAGGGAAGTTCATTTACTTATTCAGCTGGAGCAATACCAAGAGGCAGAATTAATTGCTCATTCAAATTTGGAATTAGCCCAAAGTATTCAAGCTAAGGACGAAATAGGTTTGGCCTATGAAAAACTAGGAGCAATACAGAATCAATTGGGTAAGAACAAGAGTGCATATGAAAATGCAAGAAAATTTATTGCCCTTAAAGAAGAGTTAGAAGGCAAAGAGAAAAAACAGATTGTTGCGGAACTAGAAACCAAATACGAAACCGAGAAAAAGGAAACGGAAATAGCCTCTCTTTCTCAGCAGGCGATCATTCAAACGCTGGAACTAGAGCAAAAAAACCTAACGATCCTGATAGGGAGTGTGTTGGTCTTGTTGATCGCTGGATTTGTGTTTTTTGCCAACCGCCAGAAAACGCTCAAGAGTCAGCAGAATCAGATGGAACTGGAACAGCGATTCCTGAGATCGCAGCTCAACCCGCATTTTATTTCCAATGCCCTCTTGGCCGTACAAAATTTCATGCTCAAAAATCAGTCGGATCTGGCAGTCACTTATTTGTCCAAATTCTCCAAACTCATGCGCGAGACGCTAGAAAACTCACGAAGAGAGTTCATCCTTTTGGAGGATGAGCTGGCCATGCTGACCAACTTTATGGATGTGCATAAAATGCGTCTTAATGATAGTTTTGACTATGAAGTGCACATTTCAGACTTGATCGACCCAGAAGTAGACACCATCCCACCCATGTTTGTTCAGCCTTTTGTAGAAAATGCGATTGAGCATGGCATTGCTCCGGCAGGAGGAAAAGGAAAAATAGAACTGTATTTTGAGAAAGAGGGAGAGTATATCTCGATTGTGATCAAAGACAATGGAGGCGGCTATACCCAATCCAGTAGCGAAGTTAAGGATCATGTTTCGCTCTCCACCACCATCATACAGGAGCGCATGGCGGTATTCAACAAAACATTGAAAAAGAAAATAAGCCTTGTACTCGCTAATGTTGAAAATGAAAAAGGACAGGTTTTGGGTGCTAAGGTCGATCTGAAAGTTCCTTTTAGGTACGTCTAA